In Euphorbia lathyris chromosome 10, ddEupLath1.1, whole genome shotgun sequence, the DNA window TCTGTGAACTGTGAAGAACATAAACAATTCCAGGAAGGTGCTCAAGAAAATTAGGACCACCATCAAAAGTCAAACATTTGTTGTTTATTGATGGAGAAGATATACGTCTCAAACTCCAAAGTTGGTAGACTCTTCAAgcataatgaaaatagaaattcAGAAACGGTAACATAATTCTATTTCAAATTTGAATTAGCTGAGAAATCAGATATTTTGCTTAgaaccttttttttttgaagagttACCTTGATAAAACATCACCAAACATTTATAGCTCATGAAGTTGCTCAAGAATCATCCTCCCCAAACTTTCACCATACAATTCTGCAGAACAATCAAAATCAAGAGTGACACAGATTGATGACAAAAGATTTATCAATTGAATTGTTTTAATATACAAGGAACACAGATTCAATTCCTTATGGTCTGGACATGAAATTACAATTGCATTAGTTTCAATACCTACTAAAACTAATTTCTTCAAAGAGGTTGAATCAATAACAACCGGTTTGAATTCCTCATAACCTATTCATTCCAACAATTCAAGTAACAGACTGCTAGATAGAACATTTTCAATTGCTCCATGAGACAAAAGACTACGTACAACACTCTCAATAGCTTGAACAGGCCACCAACAAGATTCCATATACTAATCAGTTCAAGTAATTACAATCTCTTCTTcataatcataataataatgtCAATACTTTTTGATGAAGATATTTACAATTGCTTGAGGACTTAAAGTGGCATCAATCTCTTCTTTCACAATCATCTATCTGCAGCAACTCCAGCTGTGATTGCAAAAGAGAGGCCGACATGAAATGACTCCCTTCTGTAGCTCTTTTACTTAGTTGCTCTGCAAGTACCTCAGCTTTGGCATCCAGCAGTACGAACTTAACTGCACCCATATAGCTTCCAATTTCATAAATTGGATCAGCTGATCGTAGAATTTCTCGGTATCCTTTCTACAAAGAAGAACACCCAAGTACTACAGTTTTTCCACCAATCATGCTCTCCCTTAAACCATCCTTTAGACAAAGGAATTCGGTCTTCCTCTGACAAAGGAATGCCATTCTGCATCTTTTCTGCTTTTTgtattcaaaatttaaaaattcaaataattacATTAATCAACTTCTCAAAAAGACATTGCACATTTCCGCACCTTTGTTAGATTGCGAGTGGAAATCATCGGCATCTAGAAAAGCACAACCCAACACTTTGGCCAGCATTTCACCTATTGTGCTGTTGAGGCATCAGTGCATAAGTTAGGGTTCATGAAAGACTTTTAATTAATATGATTAATTGAAGCATGAATTTGACGAATCATGAGATTTTAtgaataatatatcaaatacgaCTGTAATTCATAGGGGCTTTTTACATCTCAAGATCATTGTGCAAGAAGTTGCGGTCACAAATACCAAAAAAGAAAATTTACTAAGAAACTGTGAAATTAAGAAGCCATGAGACAAGAAAGCCCCTTGATATTGATATTGGTTATGTTTCATTTAGATCATTTTGATTGACTTACTTAATCAGTTCTGGTATTAAGTAAAACAAATGCTAGAAGTTcataaatcaatattttttcTAAGAGATGACCGAGGTTTTTCATTACAAAGAACaaggacctcaaaattaaaatgagtgctgacgacttcaaaattgaaaagtttAAATACTtgataatattctaaacaactttatttcttcaaatatttaattttgaagttatttaggtgttgtttggtggggagaaagaagtgaatGTTTAAAGAGAGAGAGTTTTGAAAACGATGATTTTGAAAATAAGAAatttggttccatagtaaatgtggcactaaacaattttaatttttgaaattttcgattttgaggtcgttaactaTTATTTTTACAGTGTCAAACTAAACGATCATTGTTTTTAGCAAAATGAAAACCTCAGCCCCCGTTTGTACAATTTTTTTACAGATACCAATTTGACAAAAAGTGAAAGCGAATGAGTTTTCTAGACGTTACATTTTTCTTGATTAATGTTATGCTTTTAGTTCTAAATGTTTTCAATTCTCGACTAATGCTTGACGACTTGAATCACATTTTGATAGCTCTTATCACTAAGGTAAAAACCCTTCGTCTATAAAGGATTTATGATATATTGCTTTGTGTAACGTGCTCTACAAGTTGATACCAAAAATGGTTGCTAGTTGGTTTAAATTGTTTTGCCCAGTCTGGTTTTTGATACTTAATCCACTTTTAACATGGGTTGTCTGAGTCGTCTGATTATTGATAATACTACCCTAGCATTTGAATCTTTTTCAAATTATGTAGGCTAGGATTAAAGAAACAtaagaaattttcctttaaAGCTTAATATGAGTAAGACATATATGACTGTATTGAATGCATTATTTTTTGGCAATGGGTGCTTGAGTAAAAGCCCTTTCTGAGTGCCTTTGTGAAGCTTAATATGATGTGTATTTTTTCGATTTCTACAACTTTTTTGATAAATGGTCAACCTAAAGTATTGGTTAAGTTGTCTAGGGGCTCAAATTAAGGGGATCATATTCCCCCATACACATAaggaaatataaaaaagaagAGCTTGAAGGTACTCTTCACGGGGTTAAGGTCCACTCATCTAGTCCTAGCATTACCCACTTATTTTTCTTTCACGGATGGTTCGAATATGACATTGGagttatttaaataattttgggtAATCACGAGTGGGCTTCAAGTTAGATgattaattttgagaagttagagATGTTTTTCAACTCCGGTGTTTCACCTACAAGTAGAACATATATCATTTTGTTACTTCgtgtttgtgaaatttggtgCTTTTCCACGTTATCTAGGATTGTCTTCAATTATTGGGAAGTCTAAAAAAGAGATCTTTGTTTCCATTGAAGAGAAGATTAACAAACGATTGAGAGGATAAGAGGAGTGTCTTTTATCTCGAGGAGGTAAGGAGATTCTTATGAAATCTGTCTAGGCCCTAAAAAATCTTGTGGCATTGTTAAAATCAATTGTGATGCCTCGACGAGGGATAATAGACAAGATTATAGGGTTGGGTTGATTGTTAGGGACTCGAGTGGACTCGTTATGGCTTCCACATGCATTCCGATTGGTGCTTGTGTTAATGTAAAGACGGTTAGCCATCTTTGAGGGACTAACCTTGGCTCGGGACTCTGGTTTTTCTGCTATCATTATTGAATATGATGCTAAAGTAGTAGTGAACACAATTGTTGCGGGTTCCTTCCCTCATTCTAGCCTCTTTGAGCTTTATGCTGATATTAACtccatcttctctttttcaATCTTCTTCTTTTAGGTTTGTTAAtaagataaggtgcaaaaaaacCCTAACGTTAACAGTcggaagcaattttacctctactgtctaaaatgatgtaatatTACCCCTAATTGCGTCCAAGAGCAATTTAGTTAGATCAACTTCAGACATcgttataaaacacatatattttatttcttactatgcactaattgcatatctgttggttctaaaaaaatcatattttttgtgatttaataataaagttggagattaatatttttaaatttgaagaattatttggatttttatccaactcgtataaaatacggtataactttttatttttattcttttttcacGTCTATTCATGTgtatgatctgttactaataagCGATGTTGtggataacaagattcatgactaaGAAAacaatttataacttatttctCAACTTGACTCCACTTGCCAAtcttagaggtaaaattactctttacTTTACtgacaatattaaaaataaaatttatcattttaaacattaaagataaaattacttttaactACTATTTGTGCtagttaaatatatttatttctgattaatgattttttctttaaaaaacgataatgaacaaataaatatatttcCAAATCAGTATCTTATACTGAATGCATATCAGTTGTTTTagcttaaaaaatatatatgtgtttaaccTGAGTGGTcaaaaaccaatttttaagtaccaatataaaatttctcaaaattaagctacattgtgtttaagattcttaacatataaaaaaatatatttaactaGCACAAAGTGGGACACATGATGTATGCGTTTAGACATTTATATTCAAGAATAGTACATGAGTCAGATAAGGGAGGGTTGAATAATTTggttgaaaatgaaaatgatgttAACGACCATAATGCTAATGATTTGAGTGAGACAAATAAAGTGCCTAATATGTCAATTGAAATTCCTGATATTGGTGAAGAACACATAATCCctctttttaatatatttatgatcCTAGAAATTGGAAAAGTGTTGATAATAAGGAAAGAGACATTTTAGTTGAAAAATAACCTATACAGGAAGAGAATTTGAGTTTTATAAATTCTCTAAACATTTTAGAATTTGAGTTTTATAAGTTCTCTAAACATTTTTGTTATGCCTTATACTCTAGAAAGTTAAGCAATAGTGAGATAAGTGATAGAAAATGGTTGGTTTGTTCCAAACTTGTGGACAAAGTTTATTGTTTTTGTTGTAAATTGTTCAACTCTAGCACAAACAAAACTTTGTTAGCAAATGATGAGCATAGTGATTGGAAGGATCTTATTGAGAGACTTAGGCAAGATGAGAATAGTATTGTACATATAAGTAGTATGAATACTTGGAATGAATAAGAGTTTGATTGGATAAGACAACAATTGACAAAAACTTGCAACAAGAGGTTATGAAAGAGAAAGAACGTCGGAGACAAGTTTTAGTTAGAATATTTTCTGTTGTGAAATGTCTTGCTAAACATAATATGGCATTTCGAGGTTCTAATGAAAATCAAGATAGCAATCGAATTTTTTTAAGATTGATTGAAATGATTGTGGAATTTGATATTATAATGTAAG includes these proteins:
- the LOC136209440 gene encoding uncharacterized protein, whose translation is MRVFIPKDWMDKLYSRTPHYNNFSRRYKLDYRGWGRASLKIHEEFPAEIGGQWKGNNVAAWKGWEIKVCHGFHFSTIGEMLAKVLGCAFLDADDFHSQSNKEKMQNGIPLSEEDRIPLSKGWFKGEHDWWKNCSTWVFFFVERIPRNSTIS